From the Maioricimonas rarisocia genome, one window contains:
- a CDS encoding pectate lyase, with translation MLRVTFLVAAIAFAGTTAGGLSADDATRVDEEEASRALSRAVEYFRTHAGVQGGYVYRLSADLAKREGEGRVKPTTAWIQPPGTPAIGLSYLRAYQLSQRAFLLDAAVETGMALVRGQLHSGGWDNRIEFDPEDRLRYAYRVDGDSPEGRRNTTTFDDNKSQSALLFLMELDRELEFRDEAIHEAATYALESFLKAQYPNGAWPQRYSEFPDPDQFPVTKASLPESWSRTYPGRDYKSDYTLNDNTIRDMVTTMFHAWDVYGDERYRASAIRGGEFLLLAQLPEPQPGWAQQYNREMHPSWARKFEPPSITGGESQAVMLMLIELYRRTGEERFLEPLPRALEYYRSLLRPDGRLARFYEIGTDQPLYFTKDYRLTDSDADMPTHYGFIVSSKLDRIATLYERARERPAQTERRQPDIRRPRKSTALTKRTREVIDALNSQGAWVEEGRLRYHGEDDDTRQIISSETFAENIVTLAEFLAAR, from the coding sequence ATGCTTCGGGTCACCTTTCTGGTTGCAGCCATAGCGTTTGCTGGAACAACGGCTGGCGGGCTATCGGCCGACGACGCAACGCGCGTCGATGAAGAAGAGGCCAGTCGCGCCCTTTCGCGAGCCGTCGAGTACTTCCGCACGCATGCCGGCGTCCAGGGGGGATACGTCTATCGCCTCAGTGCCGATCTCGCGAAACGTGAGGGCGAAGGGCGCGTCAAGCCGACGACCGCCTGGATTCAGCCGCCCGGCACTCCTGCGATCGGGCTGTCGTACCTGAGGGCCTACCAGCTTTCGCAGCGGGCTTTTCTGCTGGACGCTGCGGTCGAGACCGGTATGGCGCTCGTGCGGGGACAGCTGCACTCGGGGGGATGGGACAACCGGATCGAATTCGATCCCGAAGATCGCCTTCGATACGCCTACCGGGTCGACGGTGACTCCCCCGAAGGCCGCCGCAACACGACGACGTTCGACGATAACAAGTCGCAGTCAGCCCTCCTCTTCCTGATGGAGCTCGACCGCGAACTGGAGTTTCGGGACGAGGCGATTCACGAGGCAGCGACGTATGCGCTCGAGTCGTTCCTGAAGGCGCAGTACCCCAACGGCGCCTGGCCGCAGCGATACAGCGAGTTTCCCGATCCCGACCAGTTCCCCGTGACGAAGGCCAGTTTGCCCGAATCCTGGTCGCGAACCTATCCCGGAAGAGACTACAAAAGCGACTACACACTCAACGACAACACCATCCGCGACATGGTCACCACGATGTTCCACGCGTGGGACGTCTACGGGGACGAACGATATCGGGCCTCGGCCATCCGCGGCGGCGAGTTTCTGCTGCTCGCTCAATTGCCCGAGCCACAGCCGGGCTGGGCACAGCAGTACAACCGCGAGATGCATCCGAGTTGGGCCCGCAAGTTCGAGCCACCGTCGATCACCGGCGGCGAATCACAGGCCGTGATGCTGATGCTCATCGAGCTGTACCGGCGGACGGGCGAGGAACGGTTTCTTGAACCGCTTCCCCGCGCTCTCGAGTACTACCGGTCCCTGCTCCGCCCCGACGGTCGCCTGGCCCGGTTCTACGAGATCGGCACCGATCAGCCGCTGTACTTCACCAAGGACTATCGGCTGACCGACTCCGACGCCGACATGCCGACGCATTACGGCTTCATCGTCAGCTCGAAGCTGGACCGGATCGCCACGCTCTACGAACGGGCCCGGGAACGACCGGCTCAGACGGAACGACGGCAGCCCGACATCCGGCGCCCGCGGAAGTCGACCGCCCTGACGAAGCGCACGCGGGAAGTCATCGACGCGCTCAACAGCCAGGGCGCATGGGTGGAAGAGGGTCGGCTGCGGTACCACGGCGAGGACGATGACACGCGGCAGATCATCAGCTCCGAGACGTTCGCAGAGAACATCGTCACGCTGGCCGAGTTCCTCGCGGCCCGGTGA